Proteins encoded by one window of Elaeis guineensis isolate ETL-2024a chromosome 12, EG11, whole genome shotgun sequence:
- the LOC109506461 gene encoding uncharacterized protein produces the protein MFVESTITLLDPLRQTDIKTAVILLKSRDLLHYTSSLLPVFVSGRDPLPRPAAHIDDALPPFPPSRHRLRPQPPPSPAAHIDDAPPPSSFPSPSPVATPLPRPAAHSNDTRAPFLLPISVFGLDPLPRHAAHIDPISLLDSETAFSSSSDNDTGEASAATAPSFPELEAVVGRSVTALGGTAFPKLNWSAPKDARRWSSGASPAAAASSASPSTRPPASIRRSSIAATRSSPLLRPSSPRS, from the coding sequence ATGTTTGTGGAATCTACAATAACCCTGCTGGATCCGTTGCGGCAAACGGACATTAAAACGGCCGTTATCCTCTTAAAAAGCCGTGACCTCCTGCATTACACCTCTTCCCTCCTTCCCGTCTTCGTCTCCGGCCGCGATCCCCTCCCTCGCCCCGCCGCCCACATTGACGATGCCCTGCCCCCTTTTCCTCCTTCCCGTCACCGTCTCCGGCCGCAACCCCCTCCCTCGCCCGCCGCCCACATTGACGATGCCCCGCCCCCTTCCTCCTTCCCATCTCCGTCTCCGGTCGCGACCCCCCTCCCTCGCCCCGCCGCCCACAGTAACGACACCCGGGCCCCTTTCCTCCTTCCCATCTCCGTCTTCGGCCTCGACCCCCTCCCCCGCCACGCCGCCCACATCGATCCCATCTCCCTCCTCGACTCCGAGACtgccttctcttcctcctccgacaacgacacCGGCGAGGCCTCCGCTGCCACTGCTCCGTCATTCCCGGAGCTCGAGGCGGTCGTGGGGCGGTCGGTCACGGCCTTGGGTGGCACCGCCTTCCCCAAGCTGAACTGGAGCGCCCCCAAGGACGCCCGGAGATGGAGTTCGGGTGCTTCACCTGCTGCCGCTGCCTCGTCGGCATCTCCCAGCACGAGGCCACCGGCTTCTATCCGGCGCTCGTCGATCGCTGCCACAAGATCCAGCCCCTTGTTGAGGCCTTCTTCGCCAAGGTCGTGA
- the LOC105055507 gene encoding tetraspanin-19 isoform X1 codes for MLRSCLQSALKLVNSVIGMAGMGMILYSLWMMRVWSKQIDGFDSSSTPPWFIYTFLGLGIFLCLITCSGLIAAETANGCCLSCYMVFVFLLVLLEAAITVDIFLNRNWEEDFPEDTTGKFDELKDFVRSNFEMCKWIGLLVVAAQALSIFLAIVLRALGPDHGSYYDSDDDIVPARLPLLRNQVHHTPYTAEPNLSTKKDSWNVRIPEKVNR; via the exons ATGTTGAGGAGTTGCCTGCAGTCGGCGCTGAAGCTGGTGAATTCGGTGATTGGGATGGCGGGGATGGGAATGATTCTTTATTCCCTCTGGATGATGCGGGTTTGGTCCAAGCAAATTGATGGCTTCGATTCCAGTTCCACCCCTCCATG GTTCATTTACACATTTCTTGGCCTAGGAATCTTCTTATGCTTGATAACTTGCTCAGGTCTTATTGCTGCTGAAACTGCTAATGGCTGTTGCCTTTCATGT TACATGGTGTTTGTGTTTTTGCTTGTTTTGTTGGAGGCGGCAATTACTGTGGATATATTTCTTAACAGAAATTGGGAAGAG GATTTCCCAGAGGATACAACGGGGAAATTTGACGAGCTTAAGGATTTTGTGAGATCAAATTTTGAGATGTGCAAATGGATAGGATTGTTGGTTGTGGCTGCACAG GCATTGTCCATCTTCCTGGCCATAGTGCTTAGGGCTCTTGGGCCAGATCATGGAAGTTACTACGACAGTGATGATGATATCGTACCCGCAAGGTTACCTTTACTGAGAAACCAGGTTCACCACACTCCATACACTGCTGAACCTAATTTATCCACAAAGAAAGATTCTTGGAATGTTAGAATCCCTGAGAAG GTTAACAGGTGA
- the LOC105055507 gene encoding tetraspanin-19 isoform X2 encodes MLILVYQILCLKRFIYTFLGLGIFLCLITCSGLIAAETANGCCLSCYMVFVFLLVLLEAAITVDIFLNRNWEEDFPEDTTGKFDELKDFVRSNFEMCKWIGLLVVAAQALSIFLAIVLRALGPDHGSYYDSDDDIVPARLPLLRNQVHHTPYTAEPNLSTKKDSWNVRIPEKVNR; translated from the exons ATGTTGATCCTGGTTTATCAAATCTTATGCCTGAAAAG GTTCATTTACACATTTCTTGGCCTAGGAATCTTCTTATGCTTGATAACTTGCTCAGGTCTTATTGCTGCTGAAACTGCTAATGGCTGTTGCCTTTCATGT TACATGGTGTTTGTGTTTTTGCTTGTTTTGTTGGAGGCGGCAATTACTGTGGATATATTTCTTAACAGAAATTGGGAAGAG GATTTCCCAGAGGATACAACGGGGAAATTTGACGAGCTTAAGGATTTTGTGAGATCAAATTTTGAGATGTGCAAATGGATAGGATTGTTGGTTGTGGCTGCACAG GCATTGTCCATCTTCCTGGCCATAGTGCTTAGGGCTCTTGGGCCAGATCATGGAAGTTACTACGACAGTGATGATGATATCGTACCCGCAAGGTTACCTTTACTGAGAAACCAGGTTCACCACACTCCATACACTGCTGAACCTAATTTATCCACAAAGAAAGATTCTTGGAATGTTAGAATCCCTGAGAAG GTTAACAGGTGA